CAGTAAATGGGTATTTAAAAGTAGCTGCAAACCAGGCAACAACCAACAAAAAACCAAAATTAATCACCTTGTTTGCAATATATTTACCGAATTGTTCTTGTAATTCATGATAATTTCTCTTCGTGATCAGTTCATTCACAGTGTTCATCTTGTCAATTAGAGAAAGTTCTTTTGCGATATCTTTTTTTGTTATTTGTGTAGTTAATTTCATTGAATAACCCCCGTGGTTTTTAGTACAATCCCCACGTGCTCGCGCCGGGGATTGGTTACTCTCTCCCTGCGCGAGAGGGTGAATCCTTATTGAATAGGTTGTTGCAGATCTCCAACAAGAACGAGATCTTCTTGGCGATCGTCATCCATTCGATCCACGACGGGAACAACGTCACGCTTGGAGAGAAGGTGATGAATAAATAGCCTTCCCTTTTGCGTCCATTCCGTTGACATTCTCGCCATGTGTCTACCTTTACTGTTGAGGTACTCCGTCGTTTTCGACTTGGTATAGCCCATCCCGACATGCTCTTGGTAGAGGAGCCATTGATCGTTGATTTTGTACTGAACCTTTTCCCTATGAAGAATGTCATTCAACTTTTGACCAGAAAGTCCGTAGTCTTTCGCTATTTGCGAAATCGTGACGGTGTTGGTGGACTCGAGTATCTGATCGACATAGGTCAACTTCGGTTCATATTCTGCTATGCGTTGTTCTAGCATCATTTTTTGCGCTTGGAGTGATTGACGTTCACGTTCTTCTTCAATCCATTTCTCTGCGCGTTCGATAGGATCAGCGATCATATACGAAAAAACCTCTTGTTGATGCGCTAATTCCTGTTGCATCCGACGAAATTCTTTGATGTACGCCACCTTAAAATGCATGGCGTCTTTACCTGTATAGCCCATGGCTAAGAGTGTAAATCCATCTTCAGTCATCAGGTATTTTTGGTATGTTTGACCGTTCTGTTGCTT
This portion of the Sulfoacidibacillus ferrooxidans genome encodes:
- a CDS encoding phage antirepressor KilAC domain-containing protein is translated as MDQQHLVFSNHGKVVTDSLTVANVFEKRHDNVIRDIRNIIANIDSEWGVLNFEDTTYTKQQNGQTYQKYLMTEDGFTLLAMGYTGKDAMHFKVAYIKEFRRMQQELAHQQEVFSYMIADPIERAEKWIEEERERQSLQAQKMMLEQRIAEYEPKLTYVDQILESTNTVTISQIAKDYGLSGQKLNDILHREKVQYKINDQWLLYQEHVGMGYTKSKTTEYLNSKGRHMARMSTEWTQKGRLFIHHLLSKRDVVPVVDRMDDDRQEDLVLVGDLQQPIQ